A region from the Rhodamnia argentea isolate NSW1041297 chromosome 7, ASM2092103v1, whole genome shotgun sequence genome encodes:
- the LOC115754473 gene encoding callose synthase 12 → MSLRQRPPQPPAPAASRYSTPDPDGEEETYNIIPIHNLLADHPSLRFPEVRAAAAALRSVGELRRPPFSPWRPHYDLLDWLRLFFGFQADSVRNQREHLVLHLANLQMRLSPPPDNIDSLDPAVLRRFRKKLLRNYSDWCAYLGKKSNVWISDRRQSTPDPRRELLYVSLHLLVWGEAANLRFMPECICYIFHNMAMELNKILEDYIDENTGQPVLPSLSGENAFLNTVVKPIYETVRAEVEESKNGTAPHRAWRNYDDINEYFWSKRCFEKLKWPIDGGSNFFVTSGKKNRVGKTGFVEQRSFWNLFRSFDRLWVMLVLFLQAAIIVAWAGKENPWQALESRDVQVRVLTVFFTWSGMRFLQSLLDIGMQYRLVSRETMSLGVRMVLKSVVAAVWIVVFGVFYGRIWSQKNADRRWSGAANTRVVHFLEVALVFILPELLALALFIIPWIRNFLEETNWRIFHLMTWWFQSRIFVGRGLREGLVDNVKYTLFWILVLATKFCFSYFMQVKPMIKPTKELLDLKDVKYEWHEFFDNSNRFAVGLLWLPVVLMYLMDLQIWYSIYSSFVGAAVGLFDHLGEIRNIGQLRLRFQFFASAIQFNLMPEEQLLNARGTLKSKFNDAIHRLKLRYGLGRPYKKLESNQVEARKFALVWNEIIGIFREEDIVSDREVELLELPPNTWNVRVVRWPCFLLCNELLLALGQAKELVDAPDKWLWYKVCKNEYRRCAIIESYDSVRHLLLKIIKVNSEEHSIMTVLFQEIDHSIEIEQFTKSFKMTALPQIHNNLIKLVELLIKPKKDLSKVVNTLQALYEIAIRDFLKEKRTAEQLKADGLATSDAGLLFENAVVLPEPDDEKFYRQVRRLHTILISRDSMHDIPVNLEARRRIAFFSNSLFMNMPHAPQVEKMMAFSVLTPYYNEEVVYSKEQLRTENEDGISILYYLQTIYHDEWKNFMERMRSEGMVNDSDIWTTKLRDLRLWASYRGQTLGRTVRGMMYYYRALKMLVFLDSASEMDVREGSVELGSMRRDGILDSLDSGRLPSSRSLSRASSSVSNLFKGHEDGTAMMKYTYVVACQIYGAQKAKKDPHADEILSLMKNNEALRVAYVDEVSTRRNEKEYYSVLVKYDQKLQKEVEIYRVKLPGPVKLGEGKPENQNHALIFTRGDAVQTIDMNQDNYFEEALKMRNLLEEYRAFYGIRKPTILGVREHVFTGSVSSLAWFMSAQETSFVTLGQRVLANPLKIRMHYGHPDVFDRFWFLSRGGISKASRVINISEDIFAGFNCTLRGGNVTHHEYIQVGKGRDVGLNQVSMFEAKVASGNGEQVLSRDVYRLGHRLDFFRMLSFFYTTVGFFFNTMMVILTVYAFLWGRLYLALSGVEAAATSSDNRALGTILNQQLIIQLGLFTALPMIVENSLELGFLQAVWDFITMQLQLSSIFYTFSMGTRTHFFGRTILHGGAKYRATGRGFVVQHKSFAENYRLYARSHFVKAVELGLILTVYASHSPIAKDTFVYIALTITSWFLVMSWIMAPFVFNPSGFDWLKTVYDFDDFMNWIWYRGGVFAKAEQSWERWWYEEQDHFRTTGFWGKIFEIILDLRFFFFQYGIVYQLGIASGSTNIGVYLVSWIFVFVAFGVYWVITYAQDKYAAKDHIYYRLVQFLVIILGIILIIALLEFTSFKFMDIFTSLLAFVPTGWGILLIAQVLRPFLQRTKLWDSVVSVARMYDIMFGVIVMAPVALLSWMPGFQSMQTRILFNEAFSRGLRIFQIVTGKKSKVDL, encoded by the coding sequence ATGAGCCTCCGGCAACGCCCCCCGCAGCCGCCGGCGCCGGCGGCGTCCCGGTACAGCACCCCCGATCCCGACGGCGAGGAGGAGACCTACAACATAATCCCCATCCACAACCTCCTCGCCGACCACCCCTCCCTCCGCTTCCCGGAGGtccgcgccgccgccgccgccctccgCTCCGTCGGCGAACTCCGGAGGCCGCCCTTCTCCCCGTGGCGGCCCCACTACGACCTCCTCGACTGGCTCCGCCTCTTCTTCGGCTTCCAGGCCGACAGCGTCCGCAACCAGCGCGAGCACCTCGTCCTCCACCTCGCCAACCTCCAGATGCGCCTCTCCCCTCCCCCGGACAACATCGACTCCCTCGACCCCGCCGTCCTCCGCCGCTTCCGGAAGAAGCTGTTGAGGAACTACTCCGACTGGTGCGCCTACCTGGGGAAGAAGTCCAACGTCTGGATCTCCGATCGCCGCCAGTCCACCCCGGATCCGCGCCGCGAGCTCCTCTACGTGTCGCTCCATCTTCTCGTTTGGGGCGAGGCTGCGAACTTGCGCTTTATGCCCGAATGCATCTGctatatttttcataatatggCCATGGAGCTGAACAAGATATTGGAGGATTACATCGACGAGAATACTGGGCAGCCTGTGTTGCCCTCGTTGTCGGGGGAGAATGCATTTCTGAACACGGTGGTCAAGCCCATTTACGAGACTGTGAGGGCTGAGGTGGAGGAGAGTAAGAACGGGACTGCGCCGCATCGCGCCTGGAGGAATTACGACGATATCAACGAGTACTTCTGGAGTAAGAGGTGCTTTGAGAAGTTGAAATGGCCAATTGATGGCGGGAGTAACTTCTTCGTGACTAGTGGGAAGAAGAATCGCGTGGGGAAGACTGGTTTCGTGGAGCAGAGGTCGTTTTGGAACCTGTTTAGGAGCTTCGACCGATTGTGGGTTATGTTGGTCTTGTTTTTGCAGGCGGCCATTATTGTTGCTTGGGCGGGGAAGGAGAATCCGTGGCAGGCACTGGAGAGTAGAGACGTTCAGGTTAGGGTTTTGACTGTGTTTTTCACTTGGAGTGGAATGCGCTTCCTCCAGTCTTTGCTGGATATAGGAATGCAGTATAGGTTGGTATCGAGGGAGACGATGAGCCTTGGAGTGAGAATGGTGCTGAAGAGCGTCGTTGCCGCCGTGTGGATTGTTGTCTTCGGGGTGTTCTATGGGCGCATTTGGTCTCAAAAGAATGCTGACCGGAGATGGTCTGGTGCAGCAAATACGAGGGTCGTCCATTTTCTTGAGGTAGCTCTTGTTTTCATCCTCCCAGAGCTGTTAGCTTTGGCTCTCTTCATCATTCCTTGGATTCGCAATTTCCTGGAGGAAACGAATTGGAGGATCTTTCACTTAATGACTTGGTGGTTCCAGAGCAGAATTTTTGTGGGCCGTGGTCTTCGGGAAGGTCTGGTGGATAATGTGAAGTATACTCTGTTCTGGATTCTGGTGCTTGCCACAAAGTTCTGCTTCAGTTACTTTATGCAGGTCAAGCCCATGATCAAGCCGACAAAAGAGCTACTGGATCTCAAGGACGTGAAATACGAATGGCATGAATTCTTTGATAATAGCAATAGGTTTGCAGTCGGGCTGCTGTGGCTTCctgtcgtgttgatgtaccttATGGATTTGCAGATTTGGTACTCCATATATTCCTCGTTTGTGGGAGCAGCAGTTGGGTTGTTTGATCATTTGGGTGAGATCCGAAATATTGGGCAGTTGAGGTTGAGGTTCCAATTCTTTGCTAGCGCGATTCAGTTTAATCTGATGCCGGAAGAGCAGCTTCTGAATGCAAGGGGCACACTGAAAAGTAAGTTCAACGATGCCATTCACCGATTGAAGTTGAGATATGGACTTGGCAGGCCATATAAGAAGCTCGAGTCCAATCAAGTGGAGGCACGCAAGTTTGCTTTGGTATGGAATGAGATCATTGGTATATTTAGGGAGGAGGATATTGTCTCTGATCGTGAGGTTGAGTTATTGGAGCTGCCTCCCAATACTTGGAATGTCAGGGTCGTCCGTTGGCCTTGTTTTCTCCTTTGCAATGAGCTGCTTCTTGCTCTGGGCCAGGCAAAAGAGTTGGTAGATGCTCCTGATAAGTGGCTGTGGTATAAGGTCTGCAAGAATGAGTACAGGCGCTGTGCCATCATTGAATCGTATGATAGTGTCAGGCACCTGCTGCTAAAGATAATTAAGGTCAACAGTGAAGAGCATTCGATAATGACAGTTCTCTTTCAAGAAATCGATCATTCTATTGAGATTGAGCAGTTTACCAAGTCATTCAAAATGACCGCGCTTCCTCAGATTCACAATAATCTGATAAAGCTTGTTGAACTGTTGATCAAGCCTAAGAAAGACCTGAGCAAGGTGGTGAACACACTGCAGGCGCTTTATGAGATTGCCATTAGAGATTTTCTCAAGGAAAAGAGGACTGCTGAACAGCTAAAGGCAGATGGTCTGGCAACCAGCGATGCTGGTTTGCTTTTTGAAAACGCAGTCGTATTGCCTGAGCCAGATGATGAGAAGTTCTATAGGCAGGTCCGGCGATTGCACACCATCCTTATCTCCCGGGACTCGATGCATGATATTCCTGTAAATCTCGAGGCACGAAGGCGAATAGCCTTTTTCAGTAACTCACTGTTCATGAACATGCCTCATGCTCCCCAAGtagagaagatgatggcattCAGTGTTCTGACTCCCTACTACAACGAAGAAGTCGTATACAGCAAAGAACAACTTCGTACTGAGAACGAGGATGGAATCTCCATTTTATATTACTTGCAGACAATATATCATGATGAGTGGAAGAACTTCATGGAGAGGATGCGTAGTGAGGGGATGGTAAATGACAGTGACATCTGGACAACCAAGTTGAGGGATCTCAGGCTTTGGGCTTCATATCGAGGGCAGACTCTTGGCAGAACAGTGAGGGGGATGATGTACTATTATAGGGCCCTCAAGATGCTGGTTTTTCTTGATTCTGCATCAGAAATGGATGTCAGGGAAGGTTCGGTCGAGCTTGGGTCGATGCGTAGAGATGGTATTCTGGATAGCTTGGACTCAGGAAGATTGCCTTCTTCCAGGAGCCTTAGCAGAGCGAGCAGTTCCGTAAGCAATTTGTTTAAAGGCCACGAGGATGGTACGGCCATGATGAAATACACGTATGTGGTTGCCTGTCAAATTTATGGGGCCCAGAAGGCCAAAAAGGACCCTCATGCTGATGAAATATTGTCTCTGATGAAAAACAATGAAGCCCTGAGGGTCGCTTATGTAGATGAAGTATCCACTAGAAGGAATGAGAAGGAGTATTATTCCGTTCTTGTGAAATATGATCAGAAGCTGCAGAAGGAAGTGGAAATATACAGGGTGAAGCTGCCTGGTCCCGTGAAACTTGGAGAGGGAAAGCCAGAGAATCAGAACCATGCTCTTATTTTCACCCGTGGAGATGCAGTCCAGACCATCGACATGAACCAAGATAACTATTTCGAGGAGGCACTCAAGATGCGTAACTTATTGGAAGAATATAGGGCTTTTTACGGCATCCGCAAGCCCACAATCTTGGGAGTGAGAGAACATGTTTTTACTGGTTCAGTCTCATCTCTTGCTTGGTTTATGTCTGCACAGGAGACGAGTTTTGTCACATTAGGGCAGCGTGTCTTGGCCAACCCTTTGAAAATTCGGATGCACTATGGTCATCCAGATGTTTTCGATAGGTTTTGGTTCTTGAGTCGGGGTGGGATTAGCAAAGCTTCCCGGGTCATCAACATCAGTGAGGACATTTTTGCCGGTTTTAATTGCACTCTGAGGGGAGGTAATGTCACACATCATGAGTACATCCAAGTAGGGAAGGGGAGGGATGTTGGGTTGAATCAGGTATCCATGTTTGAGGCCAAAGTTGCCAGTGGAAATGGTGAACAAGTTCTTAGCAGGGATGTTTACAGGTTGGGGCACAGGCTAGACTTCTTCCGCATGCTCTCCTTCTTTTACACAACTGTTGGATTCTTTTTCAACACAATGATGGTTATATTGACTGTGTATGCATTTTTGTGGGGTCGACTCTACCTGGCTCTGAGTGGTGTTGAGGCTGCTGCCACCAGTAGTGACAATAGAGCACTTGGTACCATTCTGAATCAGCAGCTTATCATCCAACTAGGTCTATTCACGGCCCTTCCGATGATAGTGGAGAATTCTCTTGAACTTGGGTTTCTTCAAGCTGTCTGGGATTTCATTACCATGCAGCTCCAGCTTTCATCCATTTTCTACACATTTTCCATGGGAACCCGTACCCACTTCTTTGGCCGGACTATTCTTCATGGTGGCGCTAAGTACCGCGCTACTGGCCGGGGTTTTGTTGTGCAGCACAAGAGCTTTGCCGAGAATTATAGGCTATACGCTCGCAGTCATTTTGTTAAAGCGGTTGAGCTTGGTCTTATACTTACTGTTTATGCATCTCACAGTCCTATTGCCAAAGACACTTTCGTGTACATTGCCTTGACCATTACAAGTTGGTTCCTTGTCATGTCATGGATCATGGCTCCATTTGTGTTCAACCCTTCTGGCTTTGATTGGTTGAAAACTGTTTACGACTTTGATGATTTTATGAATTGGATATGGTACCGTGGTGGTGTGTTTGCAAAGGCTGAACAAAGCTGGGAGAGATGGTGGTATGAGGAGCAGGATCACTTCAGAACCACTGGCTTTTGGGGAAAgatttttgagataattttGGATCttcgcttcttcttttttcaatatGGCATTGTCTACCAGCTTGGTATTGCTTCGGGAAGTACCAACATTGGTGTTTATTTGGTATCgtggatttttgtttttgtggctTTTGGAGTGTATTGGGTGATAACATATGCTCAGGACAAGTATGCAGCCAAAGACCACATCTACTATCGGCTCGTTCAGTTCCTTGTTATTATTCTTGGAATAATCTTGATAATTGCATTGTTGGAGTTTACTTCATTTAAATTCATGGACATTTTCACAAGTCTGTTGGCGTTTGTCCCCACTGGGTGGGGCATCCTATTGATCGCTCAGGTTCTCCGACCATTTCTGCAGAGGACTAAGCTCTGGGATAGCGTTGTTTCTGTGGCCCGGATGTACGACATTATGTTTGGGGTCATAGTCATGGCACCAGTAGCATTACTATCTTGGATGCCTGGGTTTCAGTCAATGCAGACGCGAATCTTATTTAATGAAGCATTCAGTCGAGGCCTACGAATTTTCCAGATTGTTACTGGAAAGAAGTCGAAGGTTGACTTGTGA